In a genomic window of Paracoccaceae bacterium:
- the purF gene encoding amidophosphoribosyltransferase: MPAAHPFDSSYLRDGEDEDKLKEECGIFGVVGVVDAANFVALGLHALQHRGQEAGGIVSHDPDQGFQSARRFGYVRDNFTSQKIMETLPGPLAIGHVRYSTTGSKGPTAIRDVQPFFGEFAMGGAAIAHNGNITNANALRRELIERGSIFQSSSDSECIIHLMARSLQRTIPERMEDALRRVEGAFSVVAMTRTKLIGVRDPLGVRPLVLGRVGDGWALSSETCALDIIGAEFMREIEPGEMVVITEKGVESHFPFRPQKPRFCIFEHVYFSRPDSILGGRSVYETREAIGRELAKEAPVNADLVCPVPDSGTPAAIGFSLESGIPYAMGIIRNQYMGRTFIEPTEQIRNMGVRLKLNVNRALIKGKRVILVDDSVVRGTTSRKIKEMILDAGAAEVHFRIASPPTAWPCFYGVDTPQREKLLAATMSEDEMRDHLQVDSLKFISLDGLYRAVGEADGRNAAQPQYCDACFSGEYPVEPADQIESGFEMKAAE; encoded by the coding sequence ATGCCCGCCGCACATCCTTTTGATTCATCTTATCTGCGTGATGGCGAGGATGAAGACAAACTAAAAGAAGAATGCGGCATATTTGGCGTCGTGGGCGTGGTAGATGCCGCCAATTTTGTCGCTCTTGGTTTGCACGCCCTGCAACATCGCGGGCAAGAGGCGGGTGGCATTGTCTCGCATGACCCTGACCAGGGTTTCCAGTCTGCCAGACGATTTGGGTATGTACGCGACAATTTCACATCGCAAAAGATCATGGAGACTTTGCCCGGACCCCTGGCCATCGGGCACGTGCGATACTCAACGACCGGTTCAAAAGGACCGACGGCGATCAGGGACGTACAACCTTTCTTTGGTGAATTCGCCATGGGCGGCGCGGCGATCGCACATAATGGCAATATCACCAACGCGAATGCATTGCGGCGGGAATTGATTGAGCGCGGTTCGATTTTTCAATCCTCATCTGACAGTGAGTGTATCATCCATCTGATGGCCCGCAGCCTGCAGCGGACGATCCCGGAACGTATGGAAGACGCGCTGCGCCGCGTTGAGGGCGCGTTTTCCGTGGTGGCGATGACGCGTACCAAGCTGATTGGCGTGCGCGACCCTCTTGGTGTGCGACCTTTGGTTCTGGGCCGCGTCGGGGATGGTTGGGCGCTGAGTTCAGAAACCTGTGCACTTGACATCATTGGCGCTGAATTTATGCGCGAGATCGAACCCGGTGAGATGGTTGTCATCACCGAAAAGGGAGTGGAATCTCATTTCCCCTTTCGTCCGCAAAAACCAAGGTTTTGCATTTTCGAACATGTATACTTTAGCAGACCTGACAGTATCCTGGGGGGCCGGTCTGTCTATGAGACCCGCGAGGCCATTGGCCGCGAATTGGCAAAAGAGGCTCCTGTTAATGCCGATCTCGTTTGCCCTGTTCCCGATTCAGGAACACCTGCGGCGATTGGTTTTTCTTTGGAGTCCGGAATACCCTATGCGATGGGAATTATTCGCAACCAGTACATGGGCCGGACGTTCATTGAGCCGACCGAACAAATCCGCAACATGGGCGTGCGCCTGAAATTGAACGTGAATCGGGCATTGATCAAAGGGAAGCGCGTCATTCTCGTTGACGATTCCGTGGTGCGCGGCACGACATCGCGCAAGATAAAAGAAATGATCTTAGACGCAGGGGCCGCCGAGGTTCATTTCCGTATCGCCTCACCGCCTACAGCCTGGCCTTGTTTTTATGGCGTCGACACGCCGCAACGCGAAAAGCTACTGGCCGCGACCATGTCCGAAGACGAGATGCGTGATCATTTACAGGTGGACAGCCTGAAATTTATCTCGCTAGACGGTCTTTACCGCGCCGTTGGCGAGGCAGACGGTCGCAACGCGGCCCAGCCGCAATACTGTGACGCCTGTTTCTCTGGCGAATATCCCGTTGAGCCTGCCGACCAGATCGAAAGCGGGTTTGAAATGAAAGCAGCCGAATAG
- the surE gene encoding 5'/3'-nucleotidase SurE, with product MRILITNDDGINAPGLKVLHAIATDLAGETGEVWTVAPAFEQSGVGHCISYTHPMMISEFSPRRFAAEGSPADCVLAGLHEVMKDAPPDLVLSGVNRGNNSAENTLYSGTIGGAMEAALQGLPAIALSQYYGPKNAQTENPFEAAAQHGADVVRRILAHTPEENGGYRLFYNVNFPPLPGADVKGIRLSTQGMRSGTGFSTEPHMSPSGRRFLWIKGGNQQIATAPGSDAADNLEGYVSVTPMRADLTAHDMMNDLSGIAS from the coding sequence ATGCGCATTCTCATCACAAATGACGACGGTATCAACGCACCGGGCCTAAAGGTGCTCCACGCGATTGCCACCGATTTAGCAGGCGAAACAGGTGAGGTTTGGACCGTCGCCCCTGCTTTTGAACAATCAGGCGTTGGGCATTGCATCAGCTACACTCACCCCATGATGATCAGCGAATTCAGCCCGCGCCGTTTTGCAGCCGAAGGGTCGCCAGCCGATTGCGTGCTCGCAGGGTTGCACGAAGTGATGAAAGATGCGCCGCCCGATCTGGTTTTATCCGGCGTGAATCGTGGAAATAACTCAGCGGAAAACACGCTCTATTCCGGCACAATCGGCGGCGCAATGGAGGCTGCATTGCAAGGTTTGCCCGCAATCGCCTTGTCGCAATATTACGGCCCCAAAAACGCTCAGACGGAAAACCCTTTCGAGGCCGCAGCACAGCATGGTGCCGATGTTGTCCGCCGAATTCTGGCGCACACCCCGGAAGAAAATGGTGGGTATCGCTTGTTTTACAACGTAAATTTCCCACCCCTGCCCGGTGCGGATGTCAAGGGTATCCGCCTGTCTACACAAGGTATGCGCAGCGGCACGGGGTTTTCGACCGAGCCCCATATGTCCCCTTCCGGGCGTCGGTTCTTGTGGATAAAGGGCGGTAATCAACAAATCGCAACGGCTCCGGGTTCGGATGCTGCGGATAATCTTGAAGGGTATGTTTCAGTGACCCCGATGCGTGCAGACCTCACGGCTCATGATATGATGAACGATCTATCTGGCATCGCCTCATGA
- a CDS encoding DUF1801 domain-containing protein — MTIPVTIKGQCNKMNPLPTNITATLAAWPKLATDRFHQIRETVFIVAKRDDVGRLIETLKWGQPSWLPEQPRVGTTLRCNWTQARPDHLSLFVNCQTNLLETVKTIYPKDFEYDGKRALHLDLHKPLPMDAIEHCAALTLRYHRKTA; from the coding sequence TTGACAATTCCCGTCACGATCAAAGGGCAATGTAACAAAATGAACCCTTTGCCAACGAATATCACCGCGACGCTTGCGGCTTGGCCAAAGCTGGCGACTGATCGGTTTCACCAAATTCGTGAAACTGTGTTCATCGTGGCAAAACGTGATGACGTGGGGCGCTTGATTGAAACGCTGAAATGGGGGCAACCTTCTTGGCTGCCGGAACAACCGCGGGTTGGAACGACGCTGCGCTGCAACTGGACCCAAGCAAGACCAGATCATCTAAGCCTCTTTGTGAACTGCCAGACCAATCTGCTTGAGACAGTGAAAACGATTTACCCCAAAGACTTCGAGTACGATGGCAAACGTGCTTTGCATTTGGATCTGCATAAGCCGTTGCCAATGGACGCAATCGAACACTGCGCTGCTCTGACGCTAAGGTATCATCGCAAGACTGCTTGA
- a CDS encoding SDR family NAD(P)-dependent oxidoreductase yields MTKTALITGASRGLGAALAEALAPTHHIIAVAKTTGALEELDDRIQAKGGSTTLAPMDVTNADAMATLCRGIFERWKTLDLWCHTAVHAAPLAPTDHVDAKDLAKSITGNVTATATLIAYVAPLLGQTGQAVFFDDPQAGKKFFGSYGSTKAAQIALAISWQAETEKLGPKVLILTPPAMPTATRARFYPGEDRQALTDPAVAAAEILAQL; encoded by the coding sequence ATGACAAAAACAGCATTGATCACTGGCGCGTCACGCGGTCTGGGTGCCGCTCTCGCAGAAGCTTTGGCGCCAACCCACCACATCATCGCTGTGGCAAAAACCACCGGCGCGCTTGAAGAACTGGATGACCGAATTCAAGCAAAGGGCGGCTCGACGACGCTAGCGCCGATGGATGTGACAAACGCGGATGCAATGGCAACGCTTTGCCGTGGCATTTTCGAGCGGTGGAAAACGTTGGATTTATGGTGTCACACGGCCGTGCATGCCGCACCGCTGGCACCAACGGATCATGTTGACGCCAAAGACCTGGCGAAATCCATAACCGGTAATGTCACGGCGACGGCCACATTGATTGCCTACGTTGCGCCCCTTCTGGGACAAACCGGTCAGGCGGTGTTCTTTGATGATCCGCAGGCCGGAAAGAAGTTCTTTGGCAGCTATGGCAGCACCAAGGCTGCCCAAATCGCACTGGCAATAAGCTGGCAAGCCGAAACAGAAAAACTCGGTCCAAAGGTTTTAATTTTAACGCCTCCCGCAATGCCGACGGCCACGCGCGCGCGGTTTTACCCCGGTGAGGATCGCCAAGCGTTGACTGATCCTGCTGTAGCGGCCGCTGAAATTCTGGCGCAACTCTGA
- a CDS encoding ATP-binding protein codes for MTDIQTECFDDIAASVFVLEPDQTGVPRYVIWNTTAELESGLNRDSVLGRTARDVYAGSVAEIEYQRHLVALRTGESVVYDINDTTSGASKRRCTTLKAQHDCDGSILRLIGTIKDTTAEHEARNLRTRLASLSGEAEQFVALAAHDLRTPMRNISILADMLREDFEDRGDGKLELIDLLEEVAEKSGGLLREILTHTQDINASAEVKWFDFEQLCQTLIDVLDPLSMHSIVAPKIWLFSDKTAMQIVLRNLFDNALKHGQKSNLSIIVDVQQSSFDTLSIQVQDNGQGFEGAGRALLDTGPFRADKGYGLLGIRRLLTARGGTIRSQDRSDRKGCTISFTLPGQIDANRSRDMDIPKRARKTG; via the coding sequence GTGACCGATATACAAACCGAATGTTTTGACGATATTGCAGCCTCTGTATTTGTCCTGGAACCGGATCAAACAGGCGTACCCCGTTATGTGATCTGGAATACGACTGCAGAATTAGAAAGTGGTCTGAATCGTGACTCCGTGCTCGGCCGAACCGCGCGTGACGTCTACGCTGGATCGGTGGCGGAAATTGAGTACCAACGCCACTTGGTCGCGCTCCGCACCGGTGAAAGTGTTGTCTATGACATCAATGACACCACGTCAGGCGCATCAAAACGGCGTTGCACGACACTGAAGGCCCAACATGACTGCGATGGATCAATTCTGCGCCTGATCGGAACAATCAAGGACACAACGGCCGAACACGAGGCGCGTAATCTGAGAACCAGGCTTGCGTCGTTAAGCGGCGAGGCGGAACAGTTCGTGGCGCTCGCGGCTCATGATCTGCGCACGCCTATGCGCAACATCTCCATACTAGCGGACATGCTGCGAGAAGATTTTGAAGATCGCGGCGATGGAAAGCTTGAACTGATTGATCTGCTTGAAGAAGTCGCAGAAAAATCAGGGGGTTTGCTCAGGGAAATCCTTACACACACCCAGGACATAAACGCTTCTGCAGAAGTGAAATGGTTCGATTTCGAACAGCTCTGTCAAACACTGATTGACGTGCTTGACCCCCTTTCCATGCACAGTATCGTTGCACCAAAAATCTGGCTCTTCAGCGATAAAACCGCGATGCAGATCGTGCTGCGCAACCTCTTTGACAATGCGTTGAAGCATGGTCAGAAATCAAACCTGTCAATAATCGTTGATGTGCAACAATCCAGTTTTGACACCCTGAGCATCCAGGTTCAGGACAATGGGCAAGGGTTTGAGGGCGCAGGTCGTGCCCTTTTGGACACCGGACCGTTTCGTGCCGACAAAGGATATGGCTTGCTGGGGATCCGTCGGTTGCTGACGGCACGCGGGGGCACTATCAGGTCGCAAGACAGAAGCGATCGCAAAGGCTGCACCATCAGTTTTACCCTGCCCGGTCAGATCGACGCCAATCGCTCAAGAGACATGGATATCCCCAAGCGTGCCCGCAAAACAGGATGA
- a CDS encoding protein-L-isoaspartate(D-aspartate) O-methyltransferase: protein MSAEAERKMQFLYALRSKGVTDKRVLSAMESIDRGPFIRGIFSERAYEDMPLPIACGQTISQPSVVGLMTQALHISPRDKVLEIGTGSGYQAAILSKLARRVYTIDRHTRLVREARDIFDQMDLSNITAITGDGSFGLPDQAPFDRIIVTAAAEDPPGTLMEQLKTDGIMVVPVGQSDAVQHLIVARKTAQGVEYEELRQVRFVPLLEGLGKDG from the coding sequence ATGAGCGCTGAGGCGGAACGCAAAATGCAATTTCTATATGCGCTCCGCTCCAAAGGTGTGACCGATAAACGCGTGCTGTCCGCCATGGAAAGCATCGACCGAGGCCCGTTCATACGCGGGATTTTTTCCGAACGCGCGTATGAGGACATGCCGCTGCCCATTGCTTGCGGACAAACGATCAGCCAGCCTTCTGTCGTTGGTCTGATGACGCAGGCTTTGCATATCAGCCCTCGCGATAAGGTGCTCGAAATCGGGACGGGTTCGGGTTACCAGGCGGCCATCCTCAGCAAGCTTGCGCGTCGCGTCTACACGATTGATCGTCACACCCGTCTGGTGCGTGAAGCTCGCGACATTTTTGATCAGATGGATCTGTCAAACATCACCGCCATCACAGGTGATGGTAGCTTTGGTCTGCCTGATCAGGCCCCTTTTGATCGCATCATCGTCACGGCGGCTGCCGAAGATCCCCCCGGTACTTTGATGGAACAACTTAAGACAGACGGGATTATGGTCGTGCCTGTCGGGCAGTCGGATGCCGTTCAGCACCTGATTGTCGCACGAAAAACCGCGCAAGGCGTTGAATATGAAGAGTTGCGCCAAGTTCGCTTTGTTCCATTGCTGGAAGGCTTGGGAAAGGACGGATAA
- a CDS encoding CvpA family protein, translating to MEGFTIIDGVVALVLIVSALLAYGRGLVREVMAIVGWIAAAVLGFLFAPQVEPLVREIPVVGEFLADSCELSIIGAFAIVFAVALIVVSLFTPLFASVVQRSALGGIDQGFGFVFGVARGVLLIAIAFFVYETVVTGEKYTIVDESRSAIVFSQISSQIQNSEPEQALGWITQQYETLVGNCGA from the coding sequence ATGGAAGGTTTTACCATCATTGATGGCGTCGTGGCGCTGGTCCTGATTGTCTCGGCGCTACTCGCCTATGGGCGTGGTCTGGTGCGCGAAGTTATGGCCATCGTTGGCTGGATTGCCGCAGCTGTTCTGGGATTTCTGTTCGCCCCTCAGGTCGAACCGCTTGTGCGCGAAATTCCGGTTGTGGGCGAATTTTTGGCCGATAGCTGCGAATTGTCCATCATCGGGGCTTTTGCAATCGTCTTTGCCGTAGCCTTGATTGTGGTGTCCTTGTTCACGCCATTGTTTGCCTCCGTTGTACAACGCTCGGCATTGGGCGGCATTGATCAGGGATTTGGTTTCGTGTTTGGCGTTGCACGAGGTGTGCTGTTGATCGCCATTGCCTTTTTCGTTTATGAAACGGTGGTCACTGGCGAAAAATATACCATCGTAGACGAAAGCCGCTCGGCGATTGTCTTTTCGCAGATTTCCTCTCAAATCCAGAACTCCGAACCAGAGCAAGCATTGGGCTGGATTACGCAGCAATATGAAACACTTGTCGGAAACTGCGGCGCCTGA
- a CDS encoding peptidoglycan DD-metalloendopeptidase family protein codes for MTRAIPRKRVRLSLMTATALVVLAGCGQPLDFDLRGGLGDFSTAGAANQVATADRPSPDDRGVISYPNYQVAVAERGDTINTVAQRLGVDAPELARFNGIDADVALRSGEVIALPNRVAEPSPATGAIGSGPIQPGAVDIGTLAGDAINRAPEQQGVRTAALPPAATTPQPQTGAEPTRHKVERGETAYTIARLYRVPVKSLAEWNGLGSDFAIREGQYLLIPVAEQNAPAPAADAAAGTAAVTQPGAGTPTPTPPSATKPLPEPEKTVTAEELPKVDVGEKTQASAETAMVFPVSGSIIREYAKGKNEGINIKAKPGDPVKAADAGTVAAITKSAEGIPIVVIRHDPELLTVYANVTDVSVKKGTKVTRGQSIAELREGDEAYVHFEVRKGFDSVDPMPFLR; via the coding sequence ATGACCCGAGCCATTCCACGCAAGCGCGTGCGCCTTTCATTGATGACTGCCACAGCCCTTGTGGTGCTTGCAGGCTGCGGCCAACCGCTGGACTTTGATCTGCGCGGCGGCCTTGGCGATTTCAGTACCGCTGGGGCGGCCAATCAAGTGGCAACTGCCGATCGACCCAGCCCGGATGATCGCGGCGTCATTTCTTATCCGAACTATCAAGTGGCGGTCGCCGAGCGTGGCGATACGATCAACACGGTAGCACAACGTCTTGGTGTTGATGCGCCTGAATTGGCGCGTTTCAACGGAATAGACGCAGATGTCGCCTTGCGTAGTGGAGAAGTAATCGCGCTGCCCAATCGGGTCGCTGAACCCTCACCCGCGACAGGCGCTATTGGTTCGGGGCCCATTCAGCCTGGAGCCGTGGATATTGGCACGCTGGCGGGTGATGCCATCAACCGGGCCCCGGAACAGCAGGGCGTGCGCACCGCGGCCTTGCCGCCTGCCGCAACTACGCCGCAACCACAAACCGGCGCAGAACCCACGCGACACAAGGTGGAGCGTGGCGAGACCGCCTATACGATAGCGCGCCTGTATCGTGTACCAGTCAAATCGCTCGCCGAATGGAACGGACTGGGCTCCGATTTTGCCATTCGCGAAGGCCAATATCTGTTGATCCCGGTTGCAGAACAAAACGCGCCTGCACCAGCAGCAGATGCCGCAGCAGGGACAGCCGCAGTTACACAACCCGGTGCGGGCACACCCACACCGACCCCGCCGAGCGCGACCAAACCGTTACCTGAGCCAGAAAAAACGGTGACGGCAGAGGAACTTCCAAAAGTTGATGTCGGTGAAAAAACACAGGCTTCCGCTGAAACCGCTATGGTTTTCCCGGTCTCAGGGTCCATCATCCGCGAGTATGCAAAAGGCAAGAACGAAGGGATCAACATCAAAGCGAAGCCCGGAGATCCCGTCAAAGCGGCGGATGCGGGAACCGTTGCGGCAATCACCAAGAGTGCCGAAGGTATTCCAATCGTTGTGATCCGCCATGACCCTGAATTACTGACTGTCTATGCCAATGTAACGGATGTTTCAGTAAAAAAAGGAACAAAAGTCACGCGTGGTCAGAGCATTGCCGAGCTGCGCGAAGGCGATGAAGCCTATGTTCATTTCGAAGTGCGAAAAGGGTTCGACAGCGTGGATCCCATGCCGTTTCTCCGGTAG
- the radA gene encoding DNA repair protein RadA, producing MAKSPSYSCASCGNVTTKWAGRCEACGEWNTISQDAGISKGPAKSLGGKRGSSIVLTDLATQEAPPPRTQSGIAELDRVLGGGLVPASAILVGGDPGIGKSTLLLQAAAQFARSGLKTIYVSGEEASAQVRMRAQRLDQANAPVKLAAETNLRDILTTLESEKPRLAIIDSIQTMWADNVESAPGSVSQVRAAAHELTSFAKRKGVSVILVGHVTKDGQIAGPRVVEHMVDTVLYFEGERGHQFRILRAVKNRFGPADEIGVFEMTGKGLAEVANPSALFLSERGEPSPGSVVFAGVEGTRPVLVEFQALVAPSPHSQARRTVVGWDGGRLAMILAVLEARCGIPFAGLDVYLNVAGGMKVSEPAADLAVAAALLSAREDVALPADTVVFGEISLSGALRPASQTENRLKEAQKLGFTSAIAPSGGKPVGLGGISLNTMGDLTAFVGEIFGAG from the coding sequence ATGGCAAAATCCCCCTCCTACTCCTGCGCGTCCTGTGGCAATGTCACAACAAAGTGGGCCGGACGCTGTGAGGCTTGTGGCGAGTGGAACACAATTTCGCAGGACGCTGGGATTTCCAAGGGCCCGGCCAAATCGCTGGGCGGAAAGCGTGGATCCTCCATTGTTCTGACCGATCTGGCCACACAGGAGGCCCCGCCTCCGCGGACCCAATCCGGAATTGCAGAGTTGGACCGGGTCTTGGGCGGTGGTCTGGTCCCGGCGTCTGCGATATTGGTGGGCGGTGATCCCGGCATTGGCAAATCCACACTTCTGTTGCAGGCCGCCGCGCAATTCGCGCGCTCGGGATTGAAGACCATCTATGTTTCCGGCGAAGAAGCTTCTGCACAGGTCCGGATGCGCGCGCAGCGCCTTGATCAGGCGAATGCACCGGTCAAACTCGCCGCCGAAACCAATTTGCGCGATATTCTGACAACGCTGGAGTCAGAGAAACCACGACTGGCGATCATCGATTCCATCCAGACCATGTGGGCGGACAATGTAGAAAGCGCACCTGGGTCCGTCAGTCAGGTGCGCGCGGCGGCTCATGAGTTGACCAGCTTTGCCAAACGCAAGGGAGTGTCCGTCATCCTGGTGGGCCATGTCACCAAAGACGGGCAGATCGCCGGACCGCGCGTGGTCGAACATATGGTTGACACTGTGCTTTATTTTGAGGGCGAGCGTGGGCATCAATTCCGCATCTTGCGCGCGGTAAAAAACCGCTTTGGCCCAGCCGATGAGATCGGCGTTTTTGAAATGACCGGCAAGGGGCTTGCTGAAGTTGCAAACCCGTCTGCGCTGTTTCTGTCTGAGCGGGGAGAGCCCTCCCCCGGTTCTGTGGTCTTTGCCGGCGTTGAAGGAACGCGCCCGGTCTTGGTCGAATTTCAGGCACTGGTAGCTCCGTCCCCCCACTCGCAAGCCCGTCGCACGGTGGTGGGCTGGGATGGCGGACGGCTGGCGATGATACTTGCCGTGCTGGAAGCACGTTGTGGCATCCCCTTTGCGGGCCTTGATGTTTATTTGAACGTCGCGGGAGGCATGAAAGTGTCCGAACCTGCAGCGGATCTTGCCGTGGCCGCCGCGCTTTTGAGTGCGAGAGAAGACGTCGCCCTGCCCGCCGACACAGTTGTTTTCGGTGAAATTAGCCTGTCTGGGGCATTGCGTCCGGCATCACAGACCGAAAACAGGTTGAAAGAGGCGCAAAAACTTGGTTTCACCAGCGCAATCGCGCCCAGCGGCGGCAAACCTGTGGGATTGGGTGGGATTTCCCTGAACACAATGGGGGATCTGACGGCGTTTGTGGGTGAAATATTTGGCGCAGGATAA
- the tatB gene encoding Sec-independent protein translocase protein TatB — MFDIGMTEMLVIGIVALIVVGPKDLPVLFRKAGEAVGKAKGMAREFSRAMNDAADESGMKDVAKGLKTATNPINSAMDGVKSAAADLGKFDPESETGKLAAERAEQTKKIQAATARAAADRKMKEAQDAQAAAEKLEEARDAAPTPPTKSDT; from the coding sequence ATGTTCGATATTGGCATGACGGAGATGCTGGTGATCGGCATCGTCGCGCTTATCGTTGTCGGGCCCAAGGATTTGCCAGTACTTTTCCGTAAAGCGGGGGAGGCTGTGGGCAAAGCCAAGGGTATGGCGCGCGAATTCAGCCGTGCCATGAACGATGCAGCTGACGAGTCCGGCATGAAAGATGTGGCCAAAGGGTTGAAAACGGCGACTAATCCAATCAACTCCGCGATGGATGGTGTCAAAAGTGCTGCCGCCGATCTGGGTAAGTTTGACCCAGAGAGCGAAACCGGCAAGCTTGCCGCGGAGCGAGCAGAACAGACCAAGAAAATTCAGGCGGCCACGGCGCGCGCGGCGGCTGATCGTAAAATGAAGGAAGCGCAGGACGCACAGGCCGCTGCTGAGAAGCTGGAAGAGGCGCGCGATGCAGCCCCAACGCCCCCGACAAAGAGTGACACATGA
- a CDS encoding twin-arginine translocase subunit TatC: MSSSDDIDESAAPLIEHLAELRTRLIRSVIAFLIGIILAFVVAEPILQYLLGPIEATLRDLGDPSPTLQYTSPQEYLFTLFRISMVFGFALAFPVIGFQMWRFVAPGLYKAEKGAFLPFLLASPVMFFLGASFAHLVVTPLAMQFFLGFADVSSIFANLLSGAVSSLPADAAVVPETQDGVRITFFGKVNESLDITLKFIMAFGLCFQLPVLLTLMGKAGLVSGEGLANVRKYAMVGILVLAALVTPPDVITQGILFVVVYGLYEVSIFLVRRVETKREDKLRAEGYYDDEDDLT; the protein is encoded by the coding sequence ATGAGCTCATCTGACGACATTGACGAGAGCGCAGCACCCCTGATCGAGCATTTGGCGGAACTGCGTACGCGGCTGATCCGATCCGTGATTGCGTTTTTGATTGGCATCATTCTGGCCTTTGTGGTGGCCGAACCGATCCTGCAGTATCTGTTGGGACCAATTGAGGCCACGCTCAGGGATTTGGGTGATCCGTCTCCGACCTTGCAATATACATCGCCCCAGGAATACCTCTTTACGCTCTTTAGAATCTCGATGGTTTTCGGCTTTGCGCTGGCCTTTCCGGTGATCGGATTTCAGATGTGGCGTTTTGTGGCGCCGGGCCTCTACAAAGCCGAAAAAGGCGCTTTCCTACCGTTCTTGCTGGCCTCTCCGGTAATGTTCTTTTTGGGCGCGAGTTTTGCGCATTTGGTGGTCACACCGCTCGCGATGCAATTTTTTCTGGGCTTCGCGGATGTATCATCGATTTTCGCGAATCTCTTGTCGGGCGCAGTATCCAGCCTGCCGGCGGATGCCGCTGTTGTGCCGGAAACCCAGGACGGCGTGCGCATTACCTTTTTCGGCAAGGTCAACGAGTCACTGGATATCACGTTGAAATTCATCATGGCCTTTGGTCTTTGTTTTCAGCTGCCCGTTCTGCTGACGCTGATGGGTAAAGCCGGTTTGGTGAGCGGCGAAGGGCTCGCCAATGTCCGTAAGTATGCAATGGTTGGCATCCTTGTGCTGGCAGCCTTGGTGACGCCGCCAGACGTGATCACGCAAGGCATCCTTTTTGTGGTGGTCTACGGGCTCTATGAGGTGTCGATCTTTCTCGTGCGCCGCGTGGAAACCAAGCGCGAAGACAAGCTGCGCGCCGAGGGCTACTATGACGACGAGGACGATCTAACGTGA
- a CDS encoding ATP-binding protein: MIDDPMDRIAAALERMAPAPQAAPDFSIASAFVWHVEPDRLEPVTQVARVDLSLLIGVDRSRDTLLANTEQFARGLPANNALLWGARGMGKSSLVKSIHGSVHVKHEGLRIIELQREDLPSVGRLLNLLRGEPYRFILFCDDLSFGHDDAHYKSLKAVLDGGIEGRPENVVLYATSNRRHLMPRDMIENERGSAINPSEAVEEKVSLSDRFGLWLGFHPCDQDQYLEMIRGYCTAYGVEISDENMRAEAIEWQATRGSRSGRVAWQYFMDLAGRNGVTLPG; the protein is encoded by the coding sequence GTGATCGACGACCCGATGGACCGAATAGCGGCTGCTCTGGAACGTATGGCTCCCGCGCCGCAAGCCGCCCCCGACTTCTCAATCGCTTCTGCGTTTGTTTGGCATGTGGAGCCTGACCGGTTGGAGCCCGTGACACAGGTTGCACGTGTGGATCTTTCATTGCTTATTGGGGTGGATCGTTCCCGGGATACGCTTTTGGCGAATACCGAACAATTTGCTCGTGGGTTGCCTGCCAACAACGCACTGCTCTGGGGTGCGCGTGGCATGGGAAAGTCAAGTCTTGTCAAATCAATACATGGATCAGTTCATGTTAAACATGAAGGATTGCGGATCATCGAGTTGCAGCGTGAGGATCTACCCTCCGTCGGCCGGCTTTTGAATCTGCTGCGCGGGGAGCCCTACCGTTTTATCCTGTTCTGTGACGATCTGAGCTTTGGGCATGACGATGCGCATTACAAAAGCCTGAAGGCTGTTCTGGATGGTGGCATAGAGGGGCGCCCTGAAAACGTCGTACTGTATGCAACGTCCAACAGGCGACACCTGATGCCCCGCGATATGATCGAAAACGAGCGCGGCAGCGCAATTAACCCCTCCGAGGCGGTCGAAGAAAAAGTGTCCCTGTCGGATCGTTTTGGACTATGGCTCGGTTTCCACCCCTGCGATCAGGATCAGTATCTGGAAATGATCCGAGGATACTGCACCGCTTATGGCGTGGAAATCAGCGACGAAAACATGCGCGCGGAGGCCATTGAGTGGCAGGCAACGCGGGGATCAAGATCTGGACGCGTCGCTTGGCAGTATTTCATGGATCTTGCAGGGCGCAACGGTGTGACCCTGCCGGGCTAA